In Quercus lobata isolate SW786 chromosome 12, ValleyOak3.0 Primary Assembly, whole genome shotgun sequence, a genomic segment contains:
- the LOC115971953 gene encoding uncharacterized protein LOC115971953 — translation MSLTLISHVRPALAHITGLSHVAPSVRTHLPNSLPYINNTQLSQSHDKNNNNNVVKTSAIAIKMEQESIDSGELRSRFLQTLLSRRTARVPLSVEVAKPVANPLFQDDPPRSSEAMESCPKADITGFTDLLKEENLYLITEAGEQGRLPLLILSMKDNNHQRKPAVVFLHSTNKNKEWVRPLLEAYASRGYVAIAIDSRYHGERASSKTTYRDALISSWKKGDTMPFIFDTVWDLKRLADYLEKREDIDPARIGITGESLGGMHAWFGAFADTRYAVVVPIIGVQGFRWAIENDKWQARVDSIKPLFEEARIDLGKSEIDKEVVEKVWDRIAPGLDSHFDSPYSIPALEPRPLLILNGAEDPRCPLAGLKIPESRASKVYGEANSLDKFKLIAQPGIGHQMTSLMVKEASDWFDRFFKK, via the exons ATGAGCCTGACCCTCATCTCACACGTGCGACCTGCGCTGGCCCACATCACGGGTCTTAGCCACGTGGCTCCAAGCGTGCGAACCCACCTTCCAAATTCACTTCCCTATATTAATAATACTCAGCTTTCCCAGTCCCAtgacaaaaacaacaacaacaacgtaGTTAAAACCTCAGCAATCGCTATCAAAATGGAACAAGAATCCATCGATTCCGGCGAACTCCGCTCTCGTTTCCTCCAAACTTTGCTTAGCAGAAGAACCGCTCGAG tTCCGCTGTCAGTTGAGGTTGCAAAACCTGTGGCCAACCCTTTGTTTCAGGATGATCCCCCACGCTCTAGTGAG GCAATGGAGTCTTGTCCTAAGGCAGACATTACAGGGTTCACGGATTTACTCAAGGAGGAAAACCTTTACTTAATTACTGAG GCAGGAGAACAGGGACGCTTGCCTTTGTTGATTTTAAGCATGAAGGATAACAATCATCAAAGAAAGCCTGCTGTTGTTTTTCTTCATAGTACAAATAAGAACAAAGAGTGGGTGAGGCCATTGCTAGAG GCATACGCTTCTCGGGGATATGTAGCCATTGCCATCGATTCTCGCTACCATGGTGAACGTGCCAGCAGTAAAACCACCTATCGAGAT GCTCTTATTTCATCATGGAAAAAAGGTGATACAATGCCATTCATATTTGATACA GTCTGGGACTTGAAAAGACTGGCAGATTATCTAGAGAAGAGGGAGGATATAGACCCTGCTAGAATAGGAATCACTGGTGAATCACTTGGAG GTATGCATGCATGGTTTGGTGCGTTTGCAGACACCCGCTATGCAGTGGTTGTTCCTATAATTGGGGTTCAG GGGTTTCGATGGGCCATAGAGAATGATAAGTGGCAAGCTCGAGTTGACAGTATAAAGCCTCTTTTTGAGG AAGCACGGATTGATTTAGGAAAGAGTGAGATTGACAAAGAAGTGGTGGAGAAG GTTTGGGATAGGATTGCTCCTGGTCTAGACTCCCACTTTGATTCACCTTACTCAATTCCAGCTCTTGAACCACGTCCTCTGCTGATTCTCAATG gtGCTGAAGATCCACGGTGTCCGCTTGCTGGTCTGAAAATTCCTGAATCAAGAGCAAGCAAGGTTTATGGAGAGGCCAATTCTTTGGATAAGTTTAAG TTGATTGCACAACCTGGAATTGGCCACCAAATGACATCGCTGATGGTAAAAGAAGCTAGCGATTGGTTTGACAGGTTCTTCAAGAAATAA